Part of the Chloracidobacterium sp. genome is shown below.
CGGACGGCTGCGCGCCGCACTTGAGCCAGTAATCCACCCGATCCAGCTTGATGACCAACTCTTCAGGATCAGTTAGTGGATTGCGATAGCCAAGAATCTCAATAAAGCCGCCGTCGCGCTTCGAGCGTTTCTCGGCGACGACAATGCGATAAAACGGACGCCGACGTTTACCACGGCGCGTCAGACGAATGGAAAGCACGGCTGTTTTTCCTCCACAGGTTG
Proteins encoded:
- the rpsP gene encoding 30S ribosomal protein S16, which encodes MLSIRLTRRGKRRRPFYRIVVAEKRSKRDGGFIEILGYRNPLTDPEELVIKLDRVDYWLKCGAQPSDTVRALIARARREAEAAASAASKS